The DNA sequence ATTTTCAACGATGACGTAATCACATCTTTGACAAGAATTTGATTAACATGATCAaatgtagctctgcatggcagggctgtgtgtgaCCGGcgctatacggcctcccaccacgccggtaacacacagccctgccatgcagagctagataAATGATACCGGTTGTCCTCGCCTACATTGTATCATGAATTGGATTGCATACTGGATTTGAGGAGGTACAGTGCCTCAAGGAACTGTGGAGAGGGTAACAATGCAGCAGATCTATTTATGTTGTAGTTAGTCACTatactactatactatactaaCCACTATACTATAGCAGCTGCAGAATATACTTACAACTAAAATGTGTTTTACATTACAATCCATAACTGCAGAAAACTTTTTGTgattagctgtgggtccatagctgtggtggtgGTTGTCTGACGGGTGTTCTGTCTTTTACATGCTGActttttttctttgaacaacTTCTCATCCCTATGGAGCGTATTTAATGATCAACTTACAGCAAATAATGGTGGGGTGTGGAGTTATGAACTCCTTGTGCTAGTTGTCCACTTTACAATGTCTTTTAAGCAAAAGTGAAGTGAGGACATCTGGAAAGTAAGACAGACAaacagcatcatcataatggGGCACTCTAAATGATGAACGGATTTAGTATTTCTGTTACCTTTTCTAATTGTCACCTCCCCTCATATGATATTGATAATTACGAACGGGAACCGAATAATGATATTTGAATATGTTAGTTATAGTACTTACTCAATAATCAGGGCAATGCTTTACAAATTACAGTCATTGAATGTAAGAAGATTTGGGCATGTATGTTACTATTTCTAATATCTCCTGATAGCTTTGGCAGTGGGGCACCGAAAGGCAATCACAAATGTCTCGATGATACGCATGCATTACTGCAGTAAGAATAAAATTCTTGACCTTATATAGTCACCGCCATCGCAAAGTTGCTTGTGTCATAATGTACACCCAGACGGTCTCAAACACTCTCAATCAATTATTGAAGGCTTCTACAAATATACTTGAAAGGTTCCTCAAGACTTGTTGTTATTGAAATCACAAAAGAAGGCGTTGAACTGCAAGGTTGTTGATCATATTCCAAAGAAACGGGTATTGTTCCCGCACTCCCTCAATAAAGCGAGTGTTTTAAagagccagtagctgtaactttgcaTGGTTTGttaccatttttgttttccaatgtcaaatacagtttcttcttTGCCAGCTCAAAGCATGTTTAAACACctgctatttagcttgtcaacacagtgtctgTACAAGCATACATGTCGACAGTAGTAAGTAAAATGTACTattaatgtttacatttgaattctagtctgggcCAAAATTCATTCGTCAACAATACATGTACCGACACAGTCTATGCAATTGCAGACCGAGTTGacactgaatactgtgtatctcaacatgtgcAGGAGAgagaaaatgattgaaaatcaagcatttcagaaattcaaattgaaattatttgattattccagaaataatcaaaagttacagctgctggcCCTTCACTAATCAGTCAGACTGTGACAGATAAGATATATGTAATTATGTAATGTGTCAAAGGAATAAATTGCTGGTCCAGTTTGCATACCGGTATACGGGTATGTCCTAACTACCCAATGTCACTACTGTAAGTTGTTACATATCAGGTTCAACTTCTTGGGTCTAATGTACAGGGTATAAATGTAGCCAAGTCCACTGTTCCAAAGAGATTTCTGTGTCTTTGTTTCAAGGTGCAACCATCACCAGATTGATGACTTTTTCAATGTGAAAAAGTATTGATTCTAATGAAGTGATAATTATGTTAGCTAAGCATGTTACATAATGCTTTAAATAACTTCATTTTACCTCTGTATATTATATGTGACAGTAAATTGTACTGAGCATTAATTGTATTATCAGTCATGGTTGGGCATCTGAATGTATCATGGTATTGTGTACAATGGAAGATGTTGTTGAAAGGAAAATATACGTGAGAGTCTAAATCTTGCAGGTGAAATTAataatgtatttatttgttaGCAATTAATTATGATTATCACTCAAATTGTGTTAAGGAAGAAGCAAACAGgcaacagatattcagactgtcaaatatttgcaataatgatacttttctgatttaccacttgtcgggctcattttaaagcttttggagtaagaaaaagtttcagcatcttagtttttttgaatttgaaaatttttatttttcccaattgTGTGAAGAGAGGATGCGcagaatggcagccattttgaatttcaaataccgatAAATGTCTGGTAGTTTGGTTCTATAGTTCCAAaccctgattttaattttggtcaggtaagagaatgattgaacaTTCCTGTAGGGAAACTTtcggcaaaagtttaagttttcattTGAGATGTGCAAACTAACTGAAAACACAATTGTACTAATGAATATCATTGTTTGATAACAGgttaataaataacaaaaacatacatgtagatcTAAAGAGTATCTTCTCTGAAAGTATTTATCAAGCAAGCAAGTGATTTAGCTGTATGTAGCAGCAAAGTTACAGATAAAATTCTCTGTGCATAGAACCAATGCTTGAAGAAAACTTGGGAATGATATGTTAGATACAATATTTGTCTTGACATACACATGCAATCAGTTCCTTCCATGCAGAATACAGTGTATGTGTATCTAATGATACTTACTTACTCAGATGTTCTGTCTTTCAGAGTTGTAAGAATGGGTGAACTGGAATCCTCCCACAAGTGCATCATAGCAATTGTTGGTGTGGTGGTCCTTGTCATCGGGATTGTAGTGCCCTTGAGTTTTTCTGGAGTGCAGTATTACGAGGTATGGAGTTCAGAATCTTGTTTGTGAGTAGTTTCTGTAATACAGTGGCATTGTCTGTGTGTATCTGCTCATATGTCTTTCAAGTGGCATGTCTGTTGTACCGGTACCATGTGAACAGTTACCATTGACTTTCTCTCCCCATGTTTTTGTATTGAGATCCACACTTTCCATGAAAAATAATGGAATTTGTTGAAAGGGTCGGGTGAAAatcttaatttcaaatatccaacAAATGTATCATAAGTATTTATTCTTTTGTATCCACTTTATTTCTAAGTATGGCTTCCCGAGAAGGAGTACAACGGGGAACGTCTACACAGACAAGGTGTATTCTAGTGGACTCTATGCCATCGGTCCAGACAAGAAATTTAAGGTTTTCCCAGCCACTGCACATGTTGAGAGATACGACGCAATTTCCATCTTCACTAGTGACAAACTGGAGGTAAGCATAACTTCAGGTCTGCACTATTGTGTGGTCAACAGCTTTGGTAgagttttgttgtgtgtctttgATGCATTTGGCAGTTTACATGGATCACTAAATCTTGATATATTTTCAAAGGAATGACAGTAAAATAAAATGCCCAATTTTACATTTCTATAGTGTATAAAAAACACCAATGATACAGAGCGCTTCTGTGCCACAGAGGTTTTTGTAGCTGGCAGTTTGGATTGCACAGccatttcaaaatgtaacaaTATGAACTTGCATTTCTGAACATATACCGGTAGAAGCTAAGTTGCAATATAATGTTGGCAAACTTATACTGTtggcatttcaacatgctttggggaatagAACGAGAACTTGCattgatttaataaaataatggaaaaacgATCAAAACTTAGAGCTACTAGCCCTTGAAACAGAATGAAGATGAGAAGGAAATATGCTACACTGATTGTTTATTGTCTTTTGACTGGTCACTACAGGTTGACATTACCTTTAGCTTACAATACTTCTTGCGACCTGAAGATTTGAAGTTATTGCACGACAAACATGACCTGCAATATCAGCCGGTGCTTCGGGCAAGTGCTGTGGATGCCTTGAAGGGCAGAGCTCCAGACTTCAGCACAGACGACTACATCACAAGCAGATCAGAAGTGGAAGGTGAACTTTTTGAAGCTATCAGAGATAGACTAGGTGGTTCGTGCTGCAGAAAAAACTGCCAGGATTCTGTAGAAGGTTTGtgcatttcatttcattgtgattATGTACATTCTTCTTGTTAACCATTTTTACTTTCATATACTACATCTTTATGACAGTTAATGGAGTATGAAATTATTATGACATTATAAttccataaaatattcaaaaactcTTATGCACAATGTCGACATAAATTTGAGCATAAATCCTTGCATAAGTGATTGGTGACTTTTAACGTACCCCGGTactgtttgttgtatttttatgtAGCACAAAAGGAACAGTTTTCAATCTGTGGTACATGTAGCTAGGTGAGAAAATACTACAGAACATTTGAAAGTCATGTACGTATGCTGCTGGATCAACTTAAATGTCTGACTCCGATAGGGACTGACACCCAGCACCAACACGAACAGGAAGCACTGACAAACTGTGTGAAAGCTGTGTTGGGATTTGGTCGATATACTGGTATTCTCATCATTTTGAGCCTGATGAAATGCATGACCAAAAAAATTTACTGGAATGCACACCATTTCAAGGAGGCTGTAGTCTACATAGTA is a window from the Ptychodera flava strain L36383 chromosome 11, AS_Pfla_20210202, whole genome shotgun sequence genome containing:
- the LOC139144022 gene encoding uncharacterized protein; the encoded protein is MGELESSHKCIIAIVGVVVLVIGIVVPLSFSGVQYYEYGFPRRSTTGNVYTDKVYSSGLYAIGPDKKFKVFPATAHVERYDAISIFTSDKLEVDITFSLQYFLRPEDLKLLHDKHDLQYQPVLRASAVDALKGRAPDFSTDDYITSRSEVEGELFEAIRDRLGGSCCRKNCQDSVEGCVPNCVAYDTCTEEQKGYFADLRYFQLLSVSIASEVISNNLLALTQLEDAAGELYTQDAQVTRKNTERLVRDINNEAAELTQNATAISALIVAKAEAEAKAIIENAHNEGLSNMYTQLGISNDDHRGSFNYLRTLRDKENIQISVDFDSLRINTG